A DNA window from Mytilus edulis chromosome 14, xbMytEdul2.2, whole genome shotgun sequence contains the following coding sequences:
- the LOC139503894 gene encoding chromatin assembly factor 1 subunit A-like, with product MGIIFICSTAIDQTTTLARVKESFRKSGMYPVDRSIIPNSQLAPADFNKSEKTNKETTDVDTTTITSNELQESTILCHCCGNTISYVKEIEMSINEPTENPLVTKNLIPRSLADVLLPPANPSLAKKTSSKIITEARVITGDEMLQKLQSKRDEAVKLAEEKEERKTERARKKEEAEVLKEAKKEERERKKRDREIRDTEKEEERERKRQKKEEKRNMQQCNQQITAEFHQYATCTKSSVDMVDNRRSTRVKTPLIREEFLQFDSDMEIIETMEE from the exons ATGGGTATCATTTTTATTTGCAGCACTGCAATTGACCAGACTACAACACTAGCAAGGGTCAAAGAGTCTTTCAGGAAATCAGGAATGTATCCTGTAGACAGATCCATAATTCCAAATTCACAACTTGCGCCCGCCGACTTCAACAAATCTGAAAAGACAAATAAAGAAACTACAGATGTAGATACAACAACAATCACCAGTAATG AGCTCCAGGAATCAACAATTCTTTGTCACTGTTGTGGCAACACTATCTCCTATGTTAAAGAAATAGAGATGAGCATAAATGAACCAACTGAAAATCCCCTTGTAACAAAAAACTTAATTCCAAGAAGTTTAGCAGATGTGCTGTTACCTCCAGCAAATCCATCTCTAGCAAAAAAAACTTCTAGTAAAATCATTACAGAAGCCAGGGTAATAACAGGGGATGAAATGCTTCAAAAACTACAGTCAAAGCGTGATGAGGCAGTAAAGTTggcagaagaaaaagaagaaagaaaaacagaaaGAGCTAGAAAAAAGGAAGAAGCTGAAGTTTTGAAGGAAGCAAAGAAAGAAGaaagagaaagaaagaaaagagaCAGAGAAATAAGAGACACCGAAAAGGAAGAGGAAAGAGAGAGGAAGAGACAGAAGAaggaagaaaaaagaaatatgcaGCAATGTAACCAACAAATCACTGCTGAATTCCACCAGTATGCTACATGTACTAAATCATCTGTAGACATGGTAGATAATAGAAGAAGTACCAGAGTAAAGACCCCTTTAATAAGGGAAgaatttttacaatttgatagCGATATGGAGATTATAGAGACAATGGAAGAATAA